Part of the Streptomyces sp. f51 genome is shown below.
CCACGACCGAACTGGTCGCGACCTGTTCCTGGGTCAGCAGCTCGCGCTCCTCCCACGCGCCCGGCAGCAGCACCGACGCGGACGTCGTGTACTGCGCGGGGAACAGCAGGGAGACGCCGTATCCGGCGAGCGCGCCCACGAGGGTGAGGACGGCCAGGAGCCGCCAGCGCCGACGGAGAATCCGCCCGATGGTGACCAGGCGTATCGTGTCATCGTTCAACGGTGCGGCCTCCGCCCGGTGCACGGTCGGGGCCGTCGGCCGACGCCGGGGCGTCGTCACCGCAGGCGGCGGCGTAGGCGGCGAGCAGCGACGCCTGCGAGTTCCGCCAGGAGAGCGGACCGCTGATCCGCTCCTGGCCTGTCTTTCCCATCAGTTCCCGCTTCTCGGGATCGTCCAGCAGCTGCGCGACGAGCCGCGCGAACTCGGACTCGTCGTTGGCCGGTGCGTAGACGGCGGCGTCACCGGCGGAGACACGCGCCTCCCGGAGCTCGAAGGAGACGAGCGGCCGGCCCATCACCATGTACTCCAGGACCTTGTTCATGGTCGACACGTCGTTGAGCGGGTTGTGCGGGTCGGGGGAGAGGCACACGTCCGCGGTGGACAGATAGCGCACCAGATCGGCGTCCGGGATGCGCCCGGTGAACTGGACCTGCTCCGAGAGCCCGAGCTCCCGTGACAGCTCCACCATCGCGTCGAAGGTGTCGCCACCGCCGACGAACACCGCGTGCCAGTCGGTCCTTCCGACCTCGTCGCGCAGCTTCGCGAGGGCCCGCAAGGCGTAGTCGACGCCGTCCTGAGGGCCCATCACACCGAGGTAGCACAGCAGATGGGGCTTGCCGCGCTTCAGTTCCGGCTCCGGCGGTACGGGGTGGAACCGGTCGATGTCGGGAGCGCTGCGCACCACGAAGACGTCCTCGGGCCGCCGGCCGCCACGGCGTACCGCGGTGTCCTTGTAGCTCTCGTTCGTGGCGAGCACGACGTCCGCGGCGCGGTACGTCATCCGTTCCAGCGCGCACACGCCCCGGTAGAGCAGGTCCTCGCCCCGGTCGAACCGGGACAGGTAGAGCTCGGGCACGAGGTCGTGCTGGTCGAAGACGAACCGCGCGCCGCGCCGCTTCAGCCACAGCGCGGGCAGGAACAGCAGATCGGGCGGGTTGCAGGCGTGCACCACGTCGACCGGGCCGACCTTGCGGGCCAGCCGGAGCGTGTGCCACAGCGCCGATCCGTACTCCCGCAGATAGCCGGCCGGTCCTCCGGTGGCCGCGCGCAACGGGTAGCGGTGGATCCGCACCCCGTCGATCTCGGCCTCCGGCTCCGTGTCCCGCTTCGTGCCCTGAGGACAGATGACGTGCACGCTCCAGCCCGCGTCGCGCAGGGTCGTGCATTCCTGCCACACCCGTCGGTCGAAGGGCACCGACAGGTTTTCCACAAGGATCAGCGCGCGCCGTTCGGTCCGGTCACCGCTGGTCGATTTACCAGGCAAGGCCCATGTATCCCGGTTCGGTCCGGCGCGCTTCGGCGTCGGGAAGGCGGACAAGATCGACGATCAACGGGCCGTCACCGTGGGGCAGAGCGGACAGGACCGCCGGATCCTTCGTACCGACCAGGCACACCTCGGCGTGCTCCAGCACCTCGTCGACGGAGTCGGCGAGCAGCTGCGCGAGGTGCGGCAGCCGGGTCTCGATGTACTCGCGGTTCGCGCCGAGCAGCCGGGAGAGGCTGACGTTGGCGTCGTGGATCCGAAGGTCGTAGCCCTTGCCGAACAGCCGCTCCGCCAGCTCGACGAGCGGGCTCTCGCGGAGGTCGTCGGTTCCGGGCTTGAAGGAGAGCCCGAACAGGCCCACCTTGCGCTTGCCGGTGCGTTCGACCAGCTCCACCGCCCTTTGGAGGTGGTCGGAGTTGGAGGGCAGCACGTGGGAGAGGATGGGGACCGAGACGTCCGCCCGCTGCGCCGCGTGGACCAGGCTGCGCAGGTCCTTGGGGAGGCAGGAGCCGCCGAAGGCGAAGCCGGGGCGCAGATAGGCGGGGCTGATGTTCAGCTTGCGGTCGGCCAGGAACACGTCGATCACCTGGTGCGAGTCCACGCCGAGCGCCTGGCACACCGAGCCCAGCTCGTTCGCGAAGCCGATCTTGAGGCCGTGGAACGCGTTGTCCGCGTACTTGATGGCCTCGGCCACGGGGATCGGGACCCGGAACACCTCGCCGGGAAGGCCCTCGTACAGAGCCGCCACCACATCGCCGCTCGCCGCGTCGAGTTCGCCGATGACGGTCTTCGGCGGGTCGAAGAAGTCCCGCACGCTGGTGCCCTCGCGCAGGAACTCCGGGTTGACCGCGACCCCGACGTCCACGCCGGCCGTTCCGCCGACGTACTTCTCCAGGATCGGCAGCAGCAGGTTCAGGCAGGTGCCCGGGAGCATGGTGCTGCGGAACACGACCGTGTGCCGGCCGCCCCGCTCGGCCAGCGCGGCACCGATCTCCTCGGTGACCCGCTCCAAGTAGGTGGTGCACAGACTGCCGTTGGGCTCCGAGGGGGTGCCCACGCAGATCAGCGACACCTCGCTGTTCGCGATCGCGTCACGGACATCGGTGGTGGCGCGTAAGGCCCCGCTCCCCACGACGTCGGCGACGAGCTCGCCGATCCCCTCCTCGACCACCGGGGCCTTGGCGCCGTTGACCAGGTCGACCTTCACCTGGTTGACGTCCACGCCGATGACCTCGTGGCCCTGGCCCGCCAGGCACGCGGCCGACACGCAGCCCACGTAGCCGAGCCCGAAAACGCTGACCTTCATGACCCGTTCCTCCCCCAGGGCAGACCCTTGCGGCCTGCCGTCCGCGCCCCTGCCCCACAGCGCCCTCGGCGCATCAGTAGGCCCCCTGCCCGTAGAGCACCGCACGCAGCGTCTTCCACAGAATCACCGTGTCCAGGGCGAGCGACCAGTCCTCCACGTACCGCAGATCCAGCCGGACCGCCTCCTCCCAGGACAGGTCGCTGCGTCCGCTGATCTGCCACAGCCCGGTGAGTCCCGGCTTGACCAGCAGTCGCCGCCGGATGTCCGGGCCGTACGCGGCCGACTCCTCCGGTAACGGAGGCCGCGGACCCACGAGCGACATCGATCCGGTCAACACGTTGAAGAGCTGCGGGAGTTCGTCGATCGAGTACCGGCGCAGCACCGTGCCCACCCGGGTCACCCGGGGATCCCGGCGGACCTTGAACAGCAGACCGGCGCCCTCGTCGAGTCCGGCCAGCTCCGCACGCGCCTTGTGGGCCCCGGAGACCATGGTGCGGAACTTGAGGATCGTGAACTCGCGGCCGTTCTTGCCGACCCTGCGCTGCCGGTAGAACGCGCCGCCCCGGCTGTCCAGCATCACGAGCAGGCCGACGAGCACCATCAGCGGCGCGAACACCAGCAGCAGGACGGCCGCGCCCAGCCGGTCGACGACCACCTTGACCGCACGGCGGCCACCGGTGAAGGCCGGCATGCTCACCCGCAGCAGCGGGATGCCGAGCACCGCGTCGACGTGCAGCCGCGGTCCGGCCACCTCCATCAGCACCGGCGCCACGACCATCTCGGCGTCGCTGCCTTCGAGGTTCCAGGCCAGCCGCTGGAGCTTGTCCGGCGACCAGTGCGGGTCGGGAGTGACCGCGACGACCCGGTAGCCGTCGCGGTGCACGTGGCCCGCGACGTCCGACAGCCGGCCGACGACCGGCACCCCGTCCAGCTGGTCACCGTCGAGTCCGTGCCCGTCGGTCGTGCACACCGCCTCCACGCGCCAGCCCAGGTGCGGGAACTTGCGGGTGCGGGTGACCAGGTCGCGCACGGTGGCCGGGCTTCCGGCGGCGAGCACCGGGCGCAGGCATCTTCCCTGCTTGCGCTGCTTGTGCAGCCACAGGCGCAGCAGATACCGCACGGTCATGGTGACGACGGCGATCGCGGGGATCGCGACGAAGATCCAGAGTTTGATGTTGCGTGAGGTGAGGGCGATCCCGCCGAGCGCCAGCACGACGGTCGCCGCGAACAGCGAGCGTCCGAGCCGGCGGAACTCCTCGGCGCCCTGGCCGAGCACGGCCGGAGCCCATGACCGGCTCACCGCGAGTGCCCCCAGCACCAGCAGTTCGGTGCCGAACGCGAGAATGCCCCACTTCTCATGCCAGTTGGCCGCGTCCCGGGCCCCGAAGAAGTTGCCTATCGACGCCACCACGACGGCGGTGGCCACCATGTCGCTGGTGATCACGGTACGGCGGTACCGCTGCTCCCAGTCGGTCGCAGGCTGATGGATCGCCTCGTCCGCCAGACGCTCGCGCGCAGACGGAAACGGACGTACTAGTCCCCCTTGCCGCACAGAACCCCCCAGGTTCCAGTGGTTCGACGTGTTCGCCTAACACTGTTCCTCGCAACGGGAGGCACCCCCGCCCCCCTGGCCGCGCCGCGCTGTTCCTCCCCCGGGAGGCCCCCGCCTCCCGCGCCGCGCCGTTCATCCCCCCGGGAGGCACGCCTCCCGCCGTGACACTCCGACTGTCGCAGAGGGAGATGAACAACTCCCCCCGGCCGCAGCCGACTTGCTCGCACCGCCGCCGGACCGACCGTACCCACGTCCGGCGCCGGGAATGCTCATGCTCGCATCCCGTGGTGCCGGACCTATAGATCGTTATTGGTCGCCTCGTGTCCGAACAGCTGAAGCACGGTCAATCTAGACCATCGGGCCCAGGATGGAGAGGGGGATGTGTGGAATTTGTGCTCAAGATTTGGGGCCGGATCCACTGATCCACGACTACTGACGGGTACGAGAGGGTCACCGAGTGCTCCCGTGAACCCGCCCGGCACCCGGGCGCGATTCCCGCCCACTGGCGGCCAGTTGTCCCAACAAGCCCTCTACGCCGTCGAGTTGGCGGAACGGAGTCGCCGTGCCCGGTCGCGGCCGGGGTGATCACTCAGAGCCAGTCGCGCCGCTTGAAGATGATGTAGAGACTCGTGCAGACGACGGCCATCAGGACGATCGCGAAGGGGTATCCCAACACCCAGTGCAGCTCCGGCATGTGACTGAAATTCATGCCGTAGATCGTCCCGACCAGAGTGGGCGCGAAGAGGATGGCGGCCCAGCTGGAGATCTTCTTGATCTCCTCGTTCTGCTCGAAGCCCGCCTCCGCCAACGCCCGCATCTCCGCGTTCTGTTGCTGGGTGACGAGCGTCGCGTTGACCGTGAGGATGTCGGTGAGGGCCTGGCGGAAGCCGTCCACCCGCTCGCTGGTGTGGGTGACGTGGTCGGCGACGTCGCGGAGGTAGCGCTGGAGCTCCTCGTCCGTGCGGTACTTGGCGAAGCCGGCCATCAGGCTGTGCAGCATGCCGACCAGCGGACGGGTGGCGCGCTGGAACTCGACCATCTCGCGCGAGAGTTCGTAGATACGGCGGGACACCGCGGGATCGCCGCGGAAGACCTCGGTCTCGATCTCGTCGATGTCGTTCTGGACGCCGGAGACCACCGGGACGTAGCCGTCGACGACGGAGTCGAGGATCGCGTAGAGGACCGCCTCCGGGCCGAGCCGCAGCAGTTCGGGGCTGCCCTCCATGCGGCGGCGCACCGCGGAGAGATCCGGTGCGGCGCCGTGCCGGACGGTGATCACGAAGTCCGGCCCCACGAACACGTGCAGCTCGCCGAAGTCGACCTCCTCGGCCGCGTCCAGATAGCGGGCGGCGCTCAGGACGACGAAGAGCGTCTCCCCGTACCGCTCCAGCTTCGGCCGCTGGTGTGCCTCCATCGCGTCCTCGACGGCCAGCGGATGCAGGTCGAACTCGGCGGCCAGCGAGTGGAGTTCGGACGCCGTCGGCCGGGCCAGGCCGATCCACGCCATACCGTCCGGCTGCTCGCGCAGCTCGCGGAAGGTCTCGGCGAGCGACCCGGGGGTCGACACCCGTACCCCGTCGCGGTACAGCGCGGACTGCACGACGCTGACGATCTCGCTGGGTTCGGGCGCGGGAGGCGGATCGTGCGGCGCGGTGCGCTTGGGGGGCGGCGCGGACGGCGGCGTCAGGGCGCGCCGCCACAGGGACTTCCGCGCCTTCGCGCCCTTCGCCCCCGTGGAGTCGTCCGTGTCCCCGGGGCCCCGCCGGTTCTCCGAGGCCGGGCGTCGCTCGGGCATCGCGGCTGCCTCCAGGGTCGTACGAACGTCTGGACGATCTCCGAGCAGGATATACGGGGCAATCGGTCCGCGTGCCGTGGGCGGGACGGGGATCGGGTGAGAGTTGCGGACAGAAGGTGTCCGCGACCGGGGCTAGCGTGCCGGGTATGACGAAGACGACCGCGACGGCCCCCGTGCTCGGCACCCGCGCCCTCAACCGCGCGACCCTCGACCGTCAGCTGCTGCTGCGCCGTTCCCCGTCGTCCGCGACGGCCGCCGTCGAGCACCTCCTCGGCCTCCAGGCGCAGAACGTGAAGCCGCCGTACTACGCCCTCGCCGCCCGCCTGGAGGATTTCAGGCCCGAGCTGCTGTCGCGGGCCATGGACGCGCGGGACGTCGTCCGGATCGTCACCATGCGCTCCACCATCCACACGCACACCGCGCAGGACGCCCTCACCCTGCGCCCGCTGGTCCAGGCCGCCCGCGACCGGGAGCTCGGCCACTTCCGCGAGGGCCTCGCCGGTGTCGACCTGGACCGGCTCGCCGCGATCAGCCGGGAACTGGTGGAGAGCGAGCCCCGCACCATGAAGCAGCTCCGCGAGGCGCTGCTCACGCGGTGGCCGGACGCCGACCCGTTCGCCCTGTCCGTCGCCGCCCGCTGCACCCTGCCGCTGGTCCAGGTGACCCCGCGCGGTCTGTGGGGCCGCAGCGGCCAGGTCGCCCTCACCACCGCCGAGCACTGGCTGGGCCGTCCCGCCGAACCGGCTCCCGCGCCCGACACGACCGTGCTGCGCTATCTCGCCGCCTTCGGCCCCGCCTCGGTCAAGGACATGCAGACCTGGGCCGGCCTGACCCGGCTCCGCGAGGTCTTCGAGCGGCTGCGGCCCGCTTTGGCGGTGTTCCGCGACGAGAACGGAGCGGAGCTCTTCGACGTCCCCGACGCCCCCCGGCCCGACCCGGACACCCCCGCCCCGCCACGCTTCCTGCCCGAGTTCGACAACCTCCTGCTGTCCCACGCGGACCGCTCCCGGGTCGTCCCCGCGGATCTCAAGGGGCGCACCTGGCGGGGCAATCAGGCCTACCGCACCCTGCTCGTCGACGGTTTCGTCGCCGGTCTGTGGAAGCTGGAGGAGGGCGCGCTCGTCGTCGAACCCTTCGGCACGCTCACGAAGGCGTGGCGGGACGAGGTCACCGCCGAGGGGGAGCGCATGCTCACCGCGATGCACCCCGGGGAGGGGTACGACATCCGGTTCGGCGCGGTCGCGCGGCCCTGAGATGCCGGCGGACGGCTGAGGCACGCGGGGAAGACGTCCGCCGGCAGGTACTCGGGGGCAGAACTTTGGATGAGGGGCGTTGCGGGCCGCTCGTGGAGGCCCGCAACGCCCCTCGGCTATCACCTGAGGGGTACTCAGGAAATCTTCGTCTCCTACGAGTTGACCTGGTCGGTCACCAGGCTGGAGAACGTCGTCAGGCGGGTGTAGACACCCGGGTAGCCGGCCTCCGCGCAGCCCTCGCCCCAGGACGTGATGCCGGCCAGCACCCCGTTGACGAGGAGTGGGCCGCCGCTGTCGCCCTGACAGGTGTCCACGCCGCCGTCGGTGTACCCGGCGCAGACCATGTCGGAGGCCACGTAGTTCTTGCCGTACGAGCTCGCGCAGCTGGAGTCGGACACGATCGGGACGGTCGCGGTGCGCAGCTGGTTGGAGGAGGTGCCGTTCTCCGACGTCGTGCCCCAGCCCACGATGCGGGCCGTGGTGCCGGCCGCGTACAGGCCGGTGTCCGAACCGGAGACGTACGGCGCCGGGTTGTACGGCATCGGCGTGGACAGGGTCAGCACGGCCACGTCGTCGCCGTCGGTGGCGTCCGTGTAGTCGGGGTTGATCCAGATCTTGCCGACCTTTCTGACGGTGCCGTCCGTTCCGTTGAGGTACGTCCTGCCGCCCACCACACGGACGCTGTCGGTCGTCTCGCCCGACATGCAGTGGGCCGCGGTCACGACCTTGTCGGCGGCGACGAGCGTGCCGCCGCAGAACTGGTTCTGCCTGGCGTCGGTGATCTGCATCATGAACGGGTAGGCGCCGGTCGTGGTCGTCGTGCCGCCGACGATGGGCTGGGGAACGGCTGCGGCGGAGTGGGCGCCGAGCAGCGTGGTCGCGGCTGCTGCGGCGGTCGCCGCGCAGACGGCGACGCTCTTCTTGAAGCGGTTGAGCCCGAACATCGGTCTCCTTGAAAGTTGCCGGTGGGGGGACGCACGGGTGTCTGTGGGGGGAGTCACGACGCCCCTGGTTGGGGAGTCGCAGGCCCGAGCGAGCGGCACGGCCACACGCTAGGGGGTGGGACCGCTCTCTCCCAATGGGGGAACCCCCTAGTGGATACGGGGAAGGGAAAACCCTTGCACGTCGCGGGCCGCGTTTGACGGGGGCGCCGTCCGGTTGGTCCCGGCCAGGGAGCCCCGCCTGTCCGGCGCACGTTCACCCGAAGGAGTCACCCAGCAGCCATACCGCCCCGGACCCGGGCTCTACCGCCGCGGGCCGGAGCGTCACCGTTGTGGCCCGCAGTCTCACCGGTCCGGCCGCTTTTCCCTGTGAGCCGGGGGGCGTCAGTCGGGCCTGCGCTCCGCCGCCAGCCGTACGATGTCGACGCGCGAGCGGATCCCCAGCTTCCGGTACACCCGGGTGAGCGTGGCCTCCACGGTCTTGACGCTGATGAACAGGCGCCCGGCGATCTCGCGGTTGGTGGCGCCCTCCATGACCAGCGCGGCGACCTGGCGTTCGGTGGCCGCGAGGCTGTCGAGGGCGGCGGGGGCCAGGGGCGGCGCGGCGGGCGGGAGCGCGGCCGCCGACTCCACCTGCCGCAGCCAGGGCAGCGCGCGGCACCTGCGGAACAGCCGGGCCGCCTCGTCGTAGGCGGTGGGCCCCGGCAGGCCGGTGCCTCCCGCCCGGACGCCCGGGGCCGTGGGCAGGGTGCGCAGCCCGGCGAGGGCGTACGCGGCCCTGGCCTCCTCCAGGCCGTAGCCCAGCTTGCCGAGCCGGTCCTGCGCGGAGGCCAACTGGCGCTCTGCCGGACCCTGTTCGCCGCGCGCGGCCCGGACAAGGGCCTCGGCGCGGTCGAGCACGGCGAGCACGCTCTCGCGTTCCAGCCGCAGTGCGCGCCTGCGGGTCACGTCGATGACGTCCTGCGCCTCCGCGGTCTCGCCGATCCGCACCAGCGCCTCGGCGAGGTCCCCGTGCCACCGGCCGCGGGCCGGGTCGATGACGCCCAGCGCCTCCTCCAGCTCCCGGACCCGGCGCAGCGAGCGGACCGCGGCCGACGCGTCCCCGGCGACCAGCTCCGCGTGCCCGAGGGCGCCCAGGGCACGCGAGAGATACACCATGTCGCCGTCCTCCTCGGCGCGGTCCACGGCCTCGTGGGCGAGTGCGAGCGCCCGGTCCACGTCACCGCCGGCCGCCTCGGCGAGCGAGGTGAACATGGCGGTGGCCGCCTCGCCGATGCCGGTGTCGCGGGCCAGCCGCAGGCTCTCGCGGGCCAGGTCGAGGGCCCGGCCGCAGTGACCGGAGCGCAGTTCGGTCTCGGCGAGGCCGCGCAGGAAGTGCAGTTCGCTCTCGACCATCCCGCGCCGCTGCACCTCGCGCAGCAGCGCGGTGATGGCTGTACGGGCCTCGGCGAGCCGGTCGCCCATGATGAGCCAGCGGAAACGGGCGGCGCCGGCGCCGTTGTGGTCGCAGGCGACTCGCGGGTCCTGCGGCTCGCGCATCGCCCGCTGGATCGTCGAGGGCGCGTCCGGATGCCCCATCAGGGTCTCCATCTGCGCCTGGAAGCCGAGCGCGAGGAGTTCGGTGCGCCGGTCCCCGGCGCGTGCCGCGAGCCGCGCGGCCCGGGCGGCCTCCTCACGGGCCTTGGTCATCTCGCCGTCCATCAGCAGGGCGCGCCAGCCGAGCTGGTAGCGGACGAGGGCGACCAGACCGGGGTCGTCGCCCGCGTCGGCGAGCGCCTGCGGGAAGACGGCGTCGATCTCGGCCATGGCCTGGCCGGCCGAGTCGACGACGACCATCCAGGCCCGGACCCGTTCGGCGGGGGTGGTGGCTCGTGCCAGTACCTGGCGGGCGATGTCCCGGGCGAGGTCGGTCTCCCCGGCCGTCAGGGCGTCCTCCGCTGCCTGAAGACGCCGTTCGTCGGAGCTGGGCCGGGTGTCCGCCGGTGTGTGGCGGGCGGCGAGCAGCCCGAGCCCGACGGCGACGGAGGGGGCGCCGCGGTCCCGGGCGGCGGCCGCCGCCTCGCCGAGCCGGGCGGCCACAGCGGGGTCCGTGCCGATGGTGGCCAGTGCCAGATGCCGGGCCCGCTCGATGGGATCGGAGGCGGCGCGTGACAGGGCGGAGTGCGCGGCCCGGCGCTCCTGCGCGTCGGCCTCGGCGTACAGGGCGGCCGAGACCAGGGGGTGCGCGAACCGGATGCCGGGTGCGTCGCGTTCGGTGGCCAGGAGTCCGAGCGCGGCGGCCGAGGCGGTCTCCGCCTCCGCGTTCTCCCGGCCCGCCGCGTGCAGCAGGGCCAGGGTCGGGCGGGCTCCCGCGCTCGCCACCAGCAGGGTGCGGCGGGCCTCGGCGGACAGCATGTCCAGCCGGCTGAGGACGAGCGCGCGCAGCGACGTCGGCACGGGGAGCGGCTCGCCCGGGCTCGGCCGGGTCGGGGACTCGGCGAGCGCGCGGCCCAGCTCCAGCGCGAAGAGCGGATTGCCGCCGCTGGTGCGGTGGATGTCCCGCACGGTGGAGCGGGGCAGCCCGGTGTACCCGCGCTGTGCGAGGAGTTCGGCGACCTGGGCGCGGGCCAGCGGGGCGAGCCGCAGGGCCAGTGTCTCCGGCACGGACGCGCGCAGGAAACGGTCGTGGTCCTGTGCCTGCGGCTCGGTCTCCGTACGGACCGCGCACAGCATGCGCACCGGGGTGCCGCCGAGCCTGCGGGCGGCGAAGCCGAGGAGTTCGGCGCTGGCCGGGTCGAGCCACTGGAGGTCGTCCGCGACGATCAGCACGGGACCCCGCGCGGCCAGGGCGCGGAACGCCGAGAGGACCGCGAGCCGCAGCGCCAGGCCGTCCCGCTGGAGGGTGGACTCGCCGCGGCCGGTGAGCGCCGACTCCAGGGCGGTGCGCTGCGGGGCGGGCAGGCGGTCGGCTATCTCGTCGACGACCAGACCGAGGAGGTCGGCCAGGGCCAGGAAGGGGAGATGGGATTCGGACTCGGTGGCCGAGCAACGCAAGACGGTCCGCGC
Proteins encoded:
- a CDS encoding glycosyltransferase family 4 protein; this encodes MPGKSTSGDRTERRALILVENLSVPFDRRVWQECTTLRDAGWSVHVICPQGTKRDTEPEAEIDGVRIHRYPLRAATGGPAGYLREYGSALWHTLRLARKVGPVDVVHACNPPDLLFLPALWLKRRGARFVFDQHDLVPELYLSRFDRGEDLLYRGVCALERMTYRAADVVLATNESYKDTAVRRGGRRPEDVFVVRSAPDIDRFHPVPPEPELKRGKPHLLCYLGVMGPQDGVDYALRALAKLRDEVGRTDWHAVFVGGGDTFDAMVELSRELGLSEQVQFTGRIPDADLVRYLSTADVCLSPDPHNPLNDVSTMNKVLEYMVMGRPLVSFELREARVSAGDAAVYAPANDESEFARLVAQLLDDPEKRELMGKTGQERISGPLSWRNSQASLLAAYAAACGDDAPASADGPDRAPGGGRTVER
- a CDS encoding nucleotide sugar dehydrogenase, producing the protein MKVSVFGLGYVGCVSAACLAGQGHEVIGVDVNQVKVDLVNGAKAPVVEEGIGELVADVVGSGALRATTDVRDAIANSEVSLICVGTPSEPNGSLCTTYLERVTEEIGAALAERGGRHTVVFRSTMLPGTCLNLLLPILEKYVGGTAGVDVGVAVNPEFLREGTSVRDFFDPPKTVIGELDAASGDVVAALYEGLPGEVFRVPIPVAEAIKYADNAFHGLKIGFANELGSVCQALGVDSHQVIDVFLADRKLNISPAYLRPGFAFGGSCLPKDLRSLVHAAQRADVSVPILSHVLPSNSDHLQRAVELVERTGKRKVGLFGLSFKPGTDDLRESPLVELAERLFGKGYDLRIHDANVSLSRLLGANREYIETRLPHLAQLLADSVDEVLEHAEVCLVGTKDPAVLSALPHGDGPLIVDLVRLPDAEARRTEPGYMGLAW
- a CDS encoding sugar transferase; this encodes MRQGGLVRPFPSARERLADEAIHQPATDWEQRYRRTVITSDMVATAVVVASIGNFFGARDAANWHEKWGILAFGTELLVLGALAVSRSWAPAVLGQGAEEFRRLGRSLFAATVVLALGGIALTSRNIKLWIFVAIPAIAVVTMTVRYLLRLWLHKQRKQGRCLRPVLAAGSPATVRDLVTRTRKFPHLGWRVEAVCTTDGHGLDGDQLDGVPVVGRLSDVAGHVHRDGYRVVAVTPDPHWSPDKLQRLAWNLEGSDAEMVVAPVLMEVAGPRLHVDAVLGIPLLRVSMPAFTGGRRAVKVVVDRLGAAVLLLVFAPLMVLVGLLVMLDSRGGAFYRQRRVGKNGREFTILKFRTMVSGAHKARAELAGLDEGAGLLFKVRRDPRVTRVGTVLRRYSIDELPQLFNVLTGSMSLVGPRPPLPEESAAYGPDIRRRLLVKPGLTGLWQISGRSDLSWEEAVRLDLRYVEDWSLALDTVILWKTLRAVLYGQGAY
- a CDS encoding magnesium and cobalt transport protein CorA; the protein is MPERRPASENRRGPGDTDDSTGAKGAKARKSLWRRALTPPSAPPPKRTAPHDPPPAPEPSEIVSVVQSALYRDGVRVSTPGSLAETFRELREQPDGMAWIGLARPTASELHSLAAEFDLHPLAVEDAMEAHQRPKLERYGETLFVVLSAARYLDAAEEVDFGELHVFVGPDFVITVRHGAAPDLSAVRRRMEGSPELLRLGPEAVLYAILDSVVDGYVPVVSGVQNDIDEIETEVFRGDPAVSRRIYELSREMVEFQRATRPLVGMLHSLMAGFAKYRTDEELQRYLRDVADHVTHTSERVDGFRQALTDILTVNATLVTQQQNAEMRALAEAGFEQNEEIKKISSWAAILFAPTLVGTIYGMNFSHMPELHWVLGYPFAIVLMAVVCTSLYIIFKRRDWL
- a CDS encoding winged helix DNA-binding domain-containing protein; this translates as MTKTTATAPVLGTRALNRATLDRQLLLRRSPSSATAAVEHLLGLQAQNVKPPYYALAARLEDFRPELLSRAMDARDVVRIVTMRSTIHTHTAQDALTLRPLVQAARDRELGHFREGLAGVDLDRLAAISRELVESEPRTMKQLREALLTRWPDADPFALSVAARCTLPLVQVTPRGLWGRSGQVALTTAEHWLGRPAEPAPAPDTTVLRYLAAFGPASVKDMQTWAGLTRLREVFERLRPALAVFRDENGAELFDVPDAPRPDPDTPAPPRFLPEFDNLLLSHADRSRVVPADLKGRTWRGNQAYRTLLVDGFVAGLWKLEEGALVVEPFGTLTKAWRDEVTAEGERMLTAMHPGEGYDIRFGAVARP
- a CDS encoding serine protease, translating into MFGLNRFKKSVAVCAATAAAAATTLLGAHSAAAVPQPIVGGTTTTTGAYPFMMQITDARQNQFCGGTLVAADKVVTAAHCMSGETTDSVRVVGGRTYLNGTDGTVRKVGKIWINPDYTDATDGDDVAVLTLSTPMPYNPAPYVSGSDTGLYAAGTTARIVGWGTTSENGTSSNQLRTATVPIVSDSSCASSYGKNYVASDMVCAGYTDGGVDTCQGDSGGPLLVNGVLAGITSWGEGCAEAGYPGVYTRLTTFSSLVTDQVNS
- a CDS encoding AAA family ATPase, yielding MTVRGDFKEPARPRPELVIGREELFAGAREQLSGGGSVLVHGPAGIGKSTVLRALAAEYAESARTVLRCSATESESHLPFLALADLLGLVVDEIADRLPAPQRTALESALTGRGESTLQRDGLALRLAVLSAFRALAARGPVLIVADDLQWLDPASAELLGFAARRLGGTPVRMLCAVRTETEPQAQDHDRFLRASVPETLALRLAPLARAQVAELLAQRGYTGLPRSTVRDIHRTSGGNPLFALELGRALAESPTRPSPGEPLPVPTSLRALVLSRLDMLSAEARRTLLVASAGARPTLALLHAAGRENAEAETASAAALGLLATERDAPGIRFAHPLVSAALYAEADAQERRAAHSALSRAASDPIERARHLALATIGTDPAVAARLGEAAAAARDRGAPSVAVGLGLLAARHTPADTRPSSDERRLQAAEDALTAGETDLARDIARQVLARATTPAERVRAWMVVVDSAGQAMAEIDAVFPQALADAGDDPGLVALVRYQLGWRALLMDGEMTKAREEAARAARLAARAGDRRTELLALGFQAQMETLMGHPDAPSTIQRAMREPQDPRVACDHNGAGAARFRWLIMGDRLAEARTAITALLREVQRRGMVESELHFLRGLAETELRSGHCGRALDLARESLRLARDTGIGEAATAMFTSLAEAAGGDVDRALALAHEAVDRAEEDGDMVYLSRALGALGHAELVAGDASAAVRSLRRVRELEEALGVIDPARGRWHGDLAEALVRIGETAEAQDVIDVTRRRALRLERESVLAVLDRAEALVRAARGEQGPAERQLASAQDRLGKLGYGLEEARAAYALAGLRTLPTAPGVRAGGTGLPGPTAYDEAARLFRRCRALPWLRQVESAAALPPAAPPLAPAALDSLAATERQVAALVMEGATNREIAGRLFISVKTVEATLTRVYRKLGIRSRVDIVRLAAERRPD